The following are from one region of the Achromobacter xylosoxidans genome:
- a CDS encoding SDR family NAD(P)-dependent oxidoreductase, which produces MISMQDKRVLVTGAGRGLGAAIAQGFARQGAAVIVADVDAALAAATVQAIRAAGGKAADAVLDVTDAAAVRDFAQRSATEHGNLDILINNAGISARAPFDDPKTPEIWERLMSVNLQGTFNVTHAFAEQLKATRGAIVNLCSIVAYGCSISTAGYVVSKGGVRSFTEVLARDLAPHGVRVNAVAPGLMETEMTAGQRAQAQGTDWYMQRAPMARAGRADEIVGPVLFLASDMASYVNGVVLPVDGGYLAV; this is translated from the coding sequence ATGATATCGATGCAAGACAAGCGGGTGCTCGTCACGGGCGCGGGCCGCGGCCTGGGCGCGGCCATCGCGCAGGGCTTCGCCAGGCAAGGCGCGGCCGTGATCGTCGCCGACGTGGACGCCGCACTGGCCGCCGCCACCGTGCAGGCCATCCGCGCCGCGGGCGGCAAGGCCGCGGACGCGGTGCTGGACGTGACGGATGCCGCCGCCGTGCGCGACTTTGCGCAACGGTCCGCCACCGAACACGGCAATCTGGACATCCTGATCAACAACGCCGGGATATCGGCGCGCGCCCCGTTCGACGATCCCAAGACGCCCGAGATCTGGGAACGCCTGATGAGCGTGAACCTGCAGGGCACGTTCAACGTCACGCACGCCTTCGCCGAACAGTTGAAGGCCACGCGCGGCGCCATCGTCAACCTGTGCTCCATCGTGGCCTACGGCTGCAGCATCTCGACCGCGGGCTACGTGGTGTCCAAGGGCGGCGTGCGCTCGTTCACCGAGGTGCTGGCGCGCGACCTGGCGCCGCACGGCGTGCGCGTGAACGCCGTGGCGCCCGGCCTGATGGAAACCGAGATGACGGCGGGCCAGCGCGCGCAGGCGCAGGGCACGGATTGGTACATGCAGCGCGCCCCCATGGCGCGCGCGGGACGGGCCGACGAGATCGTGGGTCCGGTTCTTTTCCTGGCCTCGGACATGGCCAGCTACGTGAACGGCGTGGTGCTGCCCGTGGACGGCGGCTACCTGGCCGTGTGA